A window of Leishmania infantum JPCM5 WGS CACT00000000 data, contig 31, whole genome shotgun sequence genomic DNA:
AGATacgccgcgctcgccacgTGGGACATTCCGTGGCTGTCACGCGAACGCCGTCAAGCACGCACCCGCGGACTCACGTCTCGCGTCGCTGGCGGCCTACTGCGAGTCCGAGGCGTTCGCGGCCTGGCGCGCGCGACGCTGCTTCTCCATCGctgcagcctcctccgccatggccttcgccttctccagaACAGACTTGATGCCGCCAACCATGTAGAACGCCATCTCCGGGATCTGGTCGTACGACCCCATCAGCAGGCCAGAGAACGACTCCACCGTGTCGGCCAGCTGCACGTAGTGGCCCGTCATGCCCGTGAACACCTCCGCAACCTGGAACGGCTGCGACAGGAACCGGGTCACCTTGCGCGCGCGGTCCACCACAAccttgtcctcctcgctcagctCGTCGATGCCAAGCACCGCAATGATatcctgcagctccttgtACTTGGTCAGCATCTGCACGATATCCTGCGCAACGTTGTAGTGGTCCACATCGATCACATCGGGGTCCATGATACGCGACGCGCACTCCAGCGGGTTCACGGCAGGGTAGATGCCCGActccgccaccgcgcggTCCAGCACAGTCGTCGCGTCCAGGTGCGAGAACGTCGTCGCGGGCGCGGGATCAGTGATATCATCCGCCGGCACGTACACGGCCTGCACGGACGTGATCGACCCCTTCGTCGTCGATGTGatgcgctcctgcagcataCCAAGATCCTCGGCAAGCGTCGGCTGGTAGCCCACGGCGGCCGGAATGCGGCCCAGCAGCGCAGACACCTCGGAGTTCGCCTGCGTGAAGCGGAAGATGTTGTCGATGAACAGCAGCACGTTCTGGCCCTCCACGTCGCGGAA
This region includes:
- a CDS encoding ATPase beta subunit, putative; the protein is MQSKVIDLKGESKCVLVYGQMNEPPGARARVAQSALTMAEYFRDVEGQNVLLFIDNIFRFTQANSEVSALLGRIPAAVGYQPTLAEDLGMLQERITSTTKGSITSVQAVYVPADDITDPAPATTFSHLDATTVLDRAVAESGIYPAVNPLECASRIMDPDVIDVDHYNVAQDIVQMLTKYKELQDIIAVLGIDELSEEDKVVVDRARKVTRFLSQPFQVAEVFTGMTGHYVQLADTVESFSGLLMGSYDQIPEMAFYMVGGIKSVLEKAKAMAEEAAAMEKQRRARQAANASDSQ